The DNA sequence CCCGTACTTCTGTCCTGGTTAATACCGGTAGGAATTGCCCTGTATTTCTATAAATTCCAAGGTGTGTCACCTTGGTTCTTGCCATTGCCTTGCTGGATAGCTTGCGGAATACTTTACTTAATCCTTAGCCGCAACTCGAAGCCAACCATAGTCGAAACTATCTAATGATGAAATACGTATTGAAAATACAGGCACGCCTTGGCCTGGTTTTAACCATTGTTCCGCCGGTGCTTTATTTATTAGGTAGCATGGAACTGTCGGAGGTAAAAATGACCATGTTGATCGGAACGATTATGTGGTTGGTAATTGCCCCGGTAATTCAGAGTCAGAATGAACAAAGATAGGCCATGATCAATCGAAGAGACTTTATCAAAACAACGGCAGCAGCATCTTTAGCCGCTTCACTTCCCGCTGGATGCTCAAAAGCAGAAGCAAAATCGATGAAACCAAATATACTCTATATATTCTCCGACCAATGGCGTCAATGCGACCACGGCTATGCCGGGAATCCAGATGTCATCACGCCCAACATTGATCGACTTGCTGGCCAAAGCATTAACTTTACTCACGCAGTTTCCGGAATTCCGGTATGTTGTCCGCATCGCGCAACACTCATTACAGGAAAATACCCACTCACTCACGGTCTTTATTTAAATGACCTGTCCCTGGCGCCTGAACATCAAAGTATTGCCCATTGCCTGAACGATGCTGGTTATAAAACGGGTTGGATTGGGAAATGGCACATCGACGGACAAGGTCGCGAAGAATTTACTCCTCCGGAACGTCGCCAGGGATTCGAATATTGGAAAGCCCTGGAGTGTACTCATGACTACAATAATTCTCCCTACTTCGGGGATTCATCTGAAAAGAAATATTGGAAGGCTTACGACGCCATCGAACAGACCAAAGACGCTCAGTCATATTTGGAGCGGCACGCACAGTCGAATTCTGATTCTCCTTTTGCGCTATTTCTTTCCTGGGGGCCACCTCATGCTCCCTATCACACCGCTCCAGAAAAATACCATAAGTTATACGAAGACAAAGAAATCATTTTACGAAAAAACGTGCCTCAAAGCGAAAGGGAAGTAGCGATGAAAGATTACAAAGGCTACTATGCTCACATGACGGCACTGGACGATTGCATGGGAGATCTCATGAAAACACTCGAAGAAACAGGTTTGTCGGAAAACACCATTCTCGTATACACCTCAGACCATGGGGACATGTTACACTCGCGTGGAGCAATGAAGAAACAACAACCTTGGGACGAA is a window from the Verrucomicrobiota bacterium genome containing:
- a CDS encoding sulfatase gives rise to the protein MINRRDFIKTTAAASLAASLPAGCSKAEAKSMKPNILYIFSDQWRQCDHGYAGNPDVITPNIDRLAGQSINFTHAVSGIPVCCPHRATLITGKYPLTHGLYLNDLSLAPEHQSIAHCLNDAGYKTGWIGKWHIDGQGREEFTPPERRQGFEYWKALECTHDYNNSPYFGDSSEKKYWKAYDAIEQTKDAQSYLERHAQSNSDSPFALFLSWGPPHAPYHTAPEKYHKLYEDKEIILRKNVPQSEREVAMKDYKGYYAHMTALDDCMGDLMKTLEETGLSENTILVYTSDHGDMLHSRGAMKKQQPWDESLRIPFLLRWPEALKNKARAISMPIDTPDIMPTLLGLTQTAIPDEVEGINRSSVILGTEEPDSEHAALMTCPSPFGQWTRDKGGREYRGVRTTRYTYCRSLDGPWLLYDNESDPFQMDNLVNKPEFASLQKTLDDRLNLLLRKTRDEFLSGPELIARSGYIVKASTETVDYNIPFNPANITKSPLV